A genomic region of Cannabis sativa cultivar Pink pepper isolate KNU-18-1 chromosome 1, ASM2916894v1, whole genome shotgun sequence contains the following coding sequences:
- the LOC115707735 gene encoding uncharacterized protein LOC115707735 isoform X1 produces MQYKMHLIQTLNFLIPLFIFHSLISGQLCNCENTVDHKALKVGEELWRETLPFQMGSRLYQLQGLKSHTWYEVKISYPASIPASFSLELKKGSANSLHTSRRLLNTEKLIFKTESLSNQNGMNILVTVEPEGFVAKPNVPEREFMLFNIVCDELLLGIPHKAWWVAAMVLLCLCLAFFIPSFLPPYLLPKDQSHLSCNQNASKDS; encoded by the exons ATGCAGTATAAAATGCATCTTATACAAACTCTTAACTTTTTGATTCCACTCTTTATCTTCCATTCCCTTATCAGTGGTCAGCTTTGCAATTGTGAAAATAC GGTTGACCACAAAGCTCTGAAAGTTGGGGAGGAACTATGGAGGGAAACACTGCCTTTTCAAATGGGTTCTCGCCTTTATCAGTTACAAGGACTTAAATCTCATACGTGGTATGAAGTAAAGATATCATACCCAGCTTCT ATACCAGCCAGCTTTTCCTTAGAACTGAAGAAGGGCTCAGCAAACTCACTACACACGAGTAGAAGATTGCTCAACACAGAAAAGCTTATTTTCAAGACAGAAAGCCTGAGTAATCAG AATGGAATGAATATCTTGGTGACTGTGGAACCTGAGGGGTTTGTTGCTAAACCTAATGTGCCTGAGAGAGAGTTTATGCTTTTCAACATAG TTTGTGATGAACTTTTGTTGGGGATTCCACACAAAGCTTGGTGGGTTGCAGCCATGGTGCTACTCTGTCTATGCTTGGCATTCTTCATCCCATCGTTCCTTCCACCCTATTTGCTGCCAAAGGATCAAAGTCATCTATCATGCAATCAGAATGCTTCCAAGGATTCCTGA
- the LOC115707735 gene encoding uncharacterized protein LOC115707735 isoform X2: MVDHKALKVGEELWRETLPFQMGSRLYQLQGLKSHTWYEVKISYPASIPASFSLELKKGSANSLHTSRRLLNTEKLIFKTESLSNQNGMNILVTVEPEGFVAKPNVPEREFMLFNIVCDELLLGIPHKAWWVAAMVLLCLCLAFFIPSFLPPYLLPKDQSHLSCNQNASKDS, encoded by the exons AT GGTTGACCACAAAGCTCTGAAAGTTGGGGAGGAACTATGGAGGGAAACACTGCCTTTTCAAATGGGTTCTCGCCTTTATCAGTTACAAGGACTTAAATCTCATACGTGGTATGAAGTAAAGATATCATACCCAGCTTCT ATACCAGCCAGCTTTTCCTTAGAACTGAAGAAGGGCTCAGCAAACTCACTACACACGAGTAGAAGATTGCTCAACACAGAAAAGCTTATTTTCAAGACAGAAAGCCTGAGTAATCAG AATGGAATGAATATCTTGGTGACTGTGGAACCTGAGGGGTTTGTTGCTAAACCTAATGTGCCTGAGAGAGAGTTTATGCTTTTCAACATAG TTTGTGATGAACTTTTGTTGGGGATTCCACACAAAGCTTGGTGGGTTGCAGCCATGGTGCTACTCTGTCTATGCTTGGCATTCTTCATCCCATCGTTCCTTCCACCCTATTTGCTGCCAAAGGATCAAAGTCATCTATCATGCAATCAGAATGCTTCCAAGGATTCCTGA
- the LOC115706816 gene encoding zinc finger BED domain-containing protein RICESLEEPER 1, whose amino-acid sequence MEISNDSATKKPKRLTSVVWNHFERVKKADICYAVCVHCNKRLSGSSNSGTTHLRNHLMRCLKRSNFDVSQLLAAKRRKKDSTISLASISCDETQRKDDYIKPAMIKFDQDQKKDEIFNLKSSKFDQERSRSDLARMIIYHGYPMAMVDHVGFQVFVKNLQPLFEVVPNNDVQHCCMEIYEKERQKVFEMINKFHGRINLSVELWSSAENGEYLCLTAHYIDQDWKLQKKITNFVSLDSSHTEDLLSEVIIRCLTNWEIESKLFALTFDDCSIDDEIVVKIKDQISQNRPLLDRQLFDVRSAAHVLNSIVQDCIAALEEVIQKIRGSVKFVKSSQLTQEKFDEMAQRAGIDSQKRLFLDSPVRWNTTYLMLETALEYRAAFSILQDHDPAYNSSLTDTEWEWTFSITGYLKLFVEITNVISGYKSPTANIYFPEICDIHMQLIEWCKSSDDFLSSMAMKMKTKFDKYWSKCSLALAIAAILDPRFKMRLVEYYYSQIYGSTALDRIKEVSDGIKELFNAYSICSTMVDEGSALPGSSLPSISNDTRDRLKGFDKFLHETSHSQSSISDLDKYLEEPVFPRNCDFNVLNWWKVHTPRYPILSMMARDVLGTPMSTIASELAFSTSSRLLDQSRSSLSPDTREALICTQDWLQVEPQDFNPFTVHTAAKPLLIESS is encoded by the exons ATGGAAATATCAAATGATTCTGCTACCAAGAAACCAAAGAGGTTGACCTCTGTTGTATGGAATCATTTTGAAAGGGTTAAAAAGGCTGACATTTGTTATGCTGTTTGTGTCCACTGTAACAAGAGGCTCAGTGGATCGAGTAATAGTGGTACCACGCATCTTAGAAACCACTTGATGAGATGCCTAAAAAGATCTAATTTTGATGTGTCTCAACTACTTGCAGCGAAAAGGAGGAAAAAAGATAGCACCATTAGCCTTGCAAGTATCAGTTGTGACGAAACACAGAGAAAAGATGACTATATCAAGCCAGCCATGATAAAGTTTGATCAAGATCAGAAAAAAGATGAAATTTTTAACCTTAAAAGTAGCAAGTTTGACCAGGAACGTAGTCGATCTGATCTTGCACGTATGATTATATATCATGGATACCCAATGGCCATGGTTGATCATGTTGGTTTTCAAGTTTTTGTCAAGAATCTTCAACCTCTGTTTGAGGTTGTCCCAAACAATGATGTCCAACATTGTTGTATGGAAATTTATGAGAAAGAAAGACAGAAGGTGTTTGAAATGATCAATAAATTTCATGGGAGAATTAACCTTTCTGTCGAACTGTGGTCTTCTGCTGAAAATGGCGAGTATTTGTGTTTAACTGCACATTATATTGACCAAGACTGGAAGCTACAAAAGAAGATTACAAATTTTGTGTCACTTGATTCTTCTCATACAGAAGACTTACTCTCAGAAGTGATTATTAGGTGTCTAACCAACTGGGAAATTGAGAGTAAGTTATTTGCTTTGACATTTGATGATTGTTCCATTGATGATGAAATTGTTGTAAAGATCAAAGACCAGATCTCTCAAAACAGGCCACTGTTGGACCGTCAACTATTTGATGTTCGCTCTGCTGCTCATGTTCTGAATTCAATTGTACAAGATTGCATTGCAGCACTTGAAGAAGTGATCCAGAAGATCCGAGGAAGTGTGAAGTTTGTTAAAAGTTCACAACTAACGCAAGAAAAGTTTGATGAGATGGCTCAACGAGCTGGAATCGATAGTCAGAAGAGATTATTTCTTGATAGTCCAGTTCGATGGAACACAACTTACCTCATGCTTGAAACAGCTTTAGAGTACAGGGCTGCCTTTTCTATCTTGCAAGATCATGACCCTGCATATAATTCATCTCTAACTGACACAGAATGGGAATGGACCTTTTCCATCACTGGTTATTTGAAACTCTTTGTTGAAATCACCAATGTCATTTCTGGATATAAATCTCCTACGGCAAACATTTATTTTCCTGAAATTTGTGATATACACATGCAACTAATTGAATGGTGCAAGAGTTCAGATGATTTTCTTAGTTCTATGGCAATGAAAATGAAAACCAAGTTTGATAAATATTGGAGCAAGTGTAGTTTGGCTTTGGCTATAGCTGCAATTTTGGATCCCCGGTTCAAGATGAGGCTGGTGGAATATTACTATTCCCAAATTTATGGTAGTACTGCTCTGGATCGAATCAAGGAAGTGTCTGATGGAATCAAGGAACTTTTCAATGCATATTCTATCTGCTCAACCATGGTTGATGAAGGCTCTGCTTTGCCAGGCAGCAGCTTGCCTAGCATTAGTAATGATACAAGGGATAGACTGAAGGGCTTTGACAAGTTCCTCCATGAAACTTCTCatagtcaaagttcaatatctgaTTTGGATAAATATTTAGAGGAACCAGTGTTTCCTCGTAATTGTGATTTCAATGTGTTAAACTGGTGGAAGGTCCACACACCAAGGTACCCTATTTTATCCATGATGGCTCGCGATGTTCTTGGAACTCCTATGTCAACAATTGCTTCCGAATTGGCATTCAGCACTAGTAGCAGATTGCTCGATCAATCTCGAAGTTCATTGAGTCCAGATACTCGAGAGGCCTTGATTTGCACCCAAGATTGGTTGCAGGTTGAACCACAAG attttaatccctttacagtccATACTGCTGCTAAGCCACTTCTAATTGAATCAAGTTAA